One region of Triticum aestivum cultivar Chinese Spring chromosome 6B, IWGSC CS RefSeq v2.1, whole genome shotgun sequence genomic DNA includes:
- the LOC123134220 gene encoding uncharacterized protein yields MAGASSWSSSCSCTSSLGSLDDDDVVCVVKPGSPGAAEGSVKFLCSYGGMILPRHPDAALRYVGGNNRVLSVDRSLQFYELQRKLMDMCGCEAMSLRCQLPTEDLDALVSVTTNDDLGHLLEEYDAASRDRLQPLKIRAFLFPRSKTPPLSPSTPSSRPTPAYVRHQHHTARPPPARVHSGHRRPHQLLLLHNGSRLQ; encoded by the exons ATGGCGGGCGCatcctcgtggtcgtcgtcctgcTCATGCACGTCGTCGCTCGGCTCCTTGGATGACGACGACGTGGTCTGCGTGGTGAAACCGGGTTCCCCCGGGGCGGCAGAGGGCAGCGTCAAGTTCCTGTGCAGCTACGGGGGTATGATCCTTCCACGCCACCCCGACGCCGCCCTCCGTTACGTCGGCGGCAACAACCGCGTCCTCTCCGTCGACCGCTCCCTCCAATTTTACG AGCTGCAACGGAAGCTGATGGACATGTGCGGATGCGAGGCGATGAGCCTGCGGTGCCAGCTGCCGACGGAGGACCTGGACGCGCTCGTCTCCGTCACGACCAACGACGACCTCGGCCACCTGCTGGAGGAGTACGACGCCGCTAGCAGGGACCGGCTCCAGCCGCTCAAGATAAGGGCGTTCCTGTTCCCAAGGTCCAAAACGCCGCCTCTCTCGCCGTCCACCCCGTCGTCCAGGCCAACACCGGCGTACGTCCGCCACCAGCACCACACGGCTCGCCCCCCTCCGGCTCGTGTGCATTCGGGCCACCGGCGCCCACACCAGCTCCTGCTCCTCCACAACGGCAGTCGGTTGCAATAA